In one window of Ptiloglossa arizonensis isolate GNS036 chromosome 5, iyPtiAriz1_principal, whole genome shotgun sequence DNA:
- the Rig gene encoding gem nuclear organelle associated protein rigor mortis isoform X1 has protein sequence MNEATLPPSPNWYLSNVLACSFNGTVAWGGRNTIVVAKSKKNEKALQYSIIKHAHKDTVTCLAFTPQFEQVTNNLLASTGDDNIIKIWNLNTLSLAYNYCFGTDKKPIGIDWSHKDPFVIYSASSDDYLLLWNMFFNTTSSILLGKKMPTCVCSCPHNSDLVAVGYKSGLIYIVSFQGKGSIVYKLRGHDTEIVSLSWCPTEQNVISKNFNKDLLLASGGKDRSIFIWRAGGDGRYEMTIPLPVNPLSSHRHRSKLNASVGNWIAIRWVEPELLLSSSFWGELISWDLSTMVKNKPICKLIHGCHNRGLFCIAHVPNIQANLTEDWRIKNRLKIWTLAQDRRVICCEIKGNNVEIEYDIFTQSGYVYCIAACPLDTSHIAFGSGDTMLRLWNLSEPHNTSFDITYLWQKIKGKIRTISWHPEKENLLAYATAEGRIGIFDVNGNKPPTLCRPYHRNIIYTIGWGPHPKSKQHVLYSCAEGELVFYNPGQPNEEPTSVLKKECTEFSWKPDFSCLTVGFENGSILFLNRKFELCGYAKSSSVMVHCLVWHPESTATDSTYSPFKNYLAVAFESTTIIIFDLSNFVDHLTKLENSEENENENENENEEKCDHYKVHEIIATLTGHLQSVVCLAWSPYISGQLISGSYDHTAQVWNIETQELIATYTGHCGPVLCCMWSPLDPGYIITGSADFTVRIWEIASNLPQKKIHEKSTKKNKKKQTKANKITDILVQNSVTELVDTISECSISNISQTAQKSKTVSVTKVKKEKANRIPYFAKSTETMNNKTLLLNTLINVVKNMQSENVNVEEKQQDMSYHLTPLFSKKEDFMAYLINERCSHVEENRYNEATEMDIWCDNLKQTLEEAAKEKRLNDFLVSLSTSLSMKTWKEMCELYAYQLVSEKNPYKAVSYLLCIHKTYKAIEVFQNVNLFKEAYVLARCKLESDDPVLISVLTNWAKYKAHTGHFEEAAYIYAKLGAFSDTVKYLTRREDAACLQTAAEIALLYGDNILSKSLAEEAVIVALKNSKYNLVQSIITKFSYLKYREVHLLVLQEIEKVIDKNVTHDMIQMWLNEKLNYGLLQELETICENSSSYYTNLCENNLCCTLENEQMLWLTVSYELAMAIVSIEKRQQLKHIVTALGTITQFELLHRKDLENQYNLLIGVIIKLDAKSPLNEGSIYTKTEYPVSISLRAYLCYALLNWLVDNVDEENVYNKIQTYITLINDLMEDVLNKRAVRQWSITNKINKLEGQVASTLCKSQEDENEQHTEPLVEELNELKTEKKQLLDELVCVPNPVIVYSRANELASKLLDETIKTKFLETVSKAWTNATS, from the exons atgaatgaaGCTACTTTACCTCCTTCACCAAATTGGTATCTAAGTAATGTTCTTGCTTGTTCTTTTAATGGAACTGTTGCATGGGGTGGAAGAAATACAATTGTTGTTGCTAAGtctaagaaaaatgaaaaggcaTTACAGTATTCAATTATTAAACATGCTCACAAGGACACAGTGACTTGCCTTGCCTTTACTCCCCAATTTGAACAAGTAACAAACAATTTATTAGCTTCTACTGGAGatgataatataattaaaatatggaATTTGAACACATTATCTTTAGCTTACAATTATTGTTTTGGAACT GACAAAAAACCAATAGGTATAGATTGGTCACACAAAGATCCTTTTGTCATATATTCAGCAAGTTCTGATGATTATCTATTATTATGGAATATGTTCTTCAATACTACCTCTTCCATTTTACTCGGGAAGAAAATGCCTACTTGTGTTTGCTCTTGTCCACATAATTCAGATCTGGTGGCTGTAGGTTATAAGAGTGGTTTAATCTATATTGTCAGCTTTCAAGGGAAGGGAAGTATAGTTTATAAACTAAGAGGACATGATACAGAAATAGTTAGTTTATCATGGTGTCCTACAGAACAAAATGTTATAagcaaaaatttcaataaagaTTTACTTTTAGCATCAGGAGGGAAAGACAG atcaatttttatttggaGAGCTGGTGGAGATGGACGTTATGAAATGACAATTCCATTGCCTGTGAATCCTCTTAGTAGTCATCGACATAGAAGCAAATTAAACGCATCAGTAGGTAATTGGATTGCAATTCGTTGGGTAGAACCTGAATTGTTACTTTCAAGTTCCTTTTGGGGTGAATTAATTTCATGGGATTTATCAACAATGGTAAAGAACAAACCCATTTGCAAGTTAATACATGGGTGTCATAACAGGGGTTTATTTTGTATTGCACATGTACCAAATATTCAAGCAAATTTGACAGAAGATTGGAGAATAAAGAACAG GCTGAAAATTTGGACTTTGGCACAAGATCGTAGAGTTATTTGCTGTGAAATAAAAGGAAATAATGTTGAAATAGAATATGACATATTCACACAAAGTGGATATGTTTATTGTATTGCTGCCTGTCCATTAGATACTTCACATATTGCGTTTGGATCTGGGGATACTATGTTACGATTATGGAATTTGTCAGAACCACATAATACTTCCTTTGATATAACATATTTATGGCAAAAGATTAAAGGGAAGATTCGTACG ATATCATGGCATCCtgaaaaggaaaatttattaGCATATGCAACTGCAGAAGGTCGAATTGGTATATTTGATGTGAATGGTAACAAGCCACCCACTTTGTGTAGGCCATATCacagaaatataatatatacgatAGGTTGGGGTCCTCATCCAAAGAGTAAACAGCATGTTTTATACTCTTGCGCAGAAGGAGAGCTTGTATTCTATAATCCAGGACAACCAAATGAAG AACCGACATctgtattaaaaaaagaatgcaCAGAATTCTCTTGGAAACCAGATTTTTCTTGCTTAACAGTTGGATTTGAGAATGG atcaattttatttcttaatcgCAAGTTTGAACTGTGTGGATATGCTAAATCATCCTCAGTAATGGTACATTGCTTGGTATGGCATCCTGAAAGTACAGCAACAGATTCGACATATTCTccattcaaaaattatttagctGTTGCTTTTGAATCAACTACAATAATTATATTCGATCTATCCAATTTCGTAGACCATTtaacaaaattagaaaattccGAAGAAAATGAGAATGAGAATGAGAATGAGAATGAGGAAAAGTGTGATCATTATAAGGTGCATGAAATTATAGCTACTCTAACTGGGCATCTTCAAAGTGTTGTTTGTTTGGCATGGAGCCCATATATTAGTGGACAACTGATATCTGGTAGTTATGATCATACTGCACAG GTATGGAATATTGAAACACAAGAATTAATAGCTACTTATACAGGACACTGTGGTCCTGTACTGTGTTGCATGTGGAGTCCACTAGATCCTGGTTATATTATAACAGGCTCTGCAGATTTTACAGTACGAATATGGGAAATCGCTAGTAATTTGCCTCAAAAAAAGATACATGAAAAATcaacaaagaaaaataagaagaagcAAACAAAAGCAAACAAAATCACAGACATTTTGGTTCAAAATAGTGTAACAGAATTAGTTGATACTATATCAGAGTGTtcaatttcaaacatttctcaaactgcacaaa aatcAAAGACAGTGTCAGTGACAAaagtaaaaaaggaaaaagctaATCGAATACCATATTTTGCAAAAAGTACTGAGACAATGAATAATAAGACACTTTTGCTTAACACTCTCATAAATGTTGTAAAAAATATGCAAAGTGAGAATGTAAATGTTGAAGAAAAACAGCAAGACATGTCTTATCATTTGACgccattattttcgaaaaaggaAGATTTTATGGCATATTTGATTAATGAAA GATGTAGTCATGTCGAGGAAAATAGATATaatgaagcaacagaaatggaCATATGGTGTGATAATCTTAAACAAACTTTAGAAGAAGCTGCTAAAGAGAAACGTCTCAATGACTTTCTTGTTTCGTTGTCAACTAGTCTCTCTATGAA aaCATGGAAAGAAATGTGTGAACTATATGCATATCAATTAGTAAGTGAAAAAAATCCTTATAAAGCAGTATCATATTTACTTTGCATACACAAAACTTACAAAGCCATAGAAGTATTTCAAAATGTGAATTTATTCAAAGAAGCTTACGTTCTTGCAAGATGTAAACTTGAATCAGACGATCCAGTCCTAATAAGTGTATTAACAAATTGGGCAAAATATAAAGCACATACAGGTCATTTTGAAGAAGCAGCATATAT ttatgCTAAATTAGGAGCCTTTTCTGATACAGTAAAATACCTTACACGTCGTGAGGATGCAGCTTGTTTACAAACTGCAGCTGAAATTGCACTTTTATATGGTGACAATATTCTTAGTAAGTCTTTAGCTGAGGAAGCAGTAATTGTagctttgaaaaattcaaaatataatttagtTCAAAGTATAATCACAAAATTTTCATACCTCAAG TACCGAGAAGTACACTTATTAGTCCTTCAAGAAATCGAAAAAGTAATTGACAAAAATGTGACACATGATATGATTCAAATGTggttgaatgaaaaattaaattatgggTTGCTTCAAGAATTGGAAACAATTTGTGAAAACAGTAGTTCTTATTACACTAATTTATGTGAAAATAACTTGTGTTGTACTTTGGAGAATGAGCAGATG ttaTGGTTGACAGTTAGCTACGAACTTGCAATGGCAATAGTTTCCATTGAAAAACGACAACAGTTAAAACATATTGTCACTGCATTAGGTACCATTACTCAATTTGAATTATTGCATCGAAAAGATCTTGAAAATCAGTATAATTTATTGATTGGagttattataaaattagatgCTAAAAGTCCACTAAATGAAGGAAGCATTTATACGAAAACTGAATATCCTGTATCAATTAGTTTACGGGCTTATTTATGTTATGCTCTTTTAAATTGGCTTGTTGATAATGTAGATGAAGAAAATGTGTATAATAAAATTCAGACTTATATAACTTTAATTAATGATTTAATGGAGGACGTTCTAAACAAACGAGCAGTAAGACAGTGGtcaattacaaataaaattaataaactagAAGGTCAAGTAGCATCCACTTTGT GTAAATCACAAGAAGATGAAAATGAGCAACATACAGAACCTCTTGTAGAAGAATTGAACGAGTTAAAAACCGAAAAGAAACAGTTACTTGATGAACTAGTTTGTGTTCCTAATCCTGTCATAGTTTATAGTAGGGCAAATGAATTAGCTAGCAAATTATTGGATGAAACTATTAAAACTAAGTTTCTAGAAACTGTTTCCAAAGCATGGACAAATGCTACTTCATGA
- the Rig gene encoding gem nuclear organelle associated protein rigor mortis isoform X2: protein MNEATLPPSPNWYLSNVLACSFNGTVAWGGRNTIVVAKSKKNEKALQYSIIKHAHKDTVTCLAFTPQFEQVTNNLLASTGDDNIIKIWNLNTLSLAYNYCFGTDKKPIGIDWSHKDPFVIYSASSDDYLLLWNMFFNTTSSILLGKKMPTCVCSCPHNSDLVAVGYKSGLIYIVSFQGKGSIVYKLRGHDTEIVSLSWCPTEQNVISKNFNKDLLLASGGKDRSIFIWRAGGDGRYEMTIPLPVNPLSSHRHRSKLNASVGNWIAIRWVEPELLLSSSFWGELISWDLSTMVKNKPICKLIHGCHNRGLFCIAHVPNIQANLTEDWRIKNRLKIWTLAQDRRVICCEIKGNNVEIEYDIFTQSGYVYCIAACPLDTSHIAFGSGDTMLRLWNLSEPHNTSFDITYLWQKIKGKIRTISWHPEKENLLAYATAEGRIGIFDVNGNKPPTLCRPYHRNIIYTIGWGPHPKSKQHVLYSCAEGELVFYNPGQPNEEPTSVLKKECTEFSWKPDFSCLTVGFENGSILFLNRKFELCGYAKSSSVMVHCLVWHPESTATDSTYSPFKNYLAVAFESTTIIIFDLSNFVDHLTKLENSEENENENENENEEKCDHYKVHEIIATLTGHLQSVVCLAWSPYISGQLISGSYDHTAQVWNIETQELIATYTGHCGPVLCCMWSPLDPGYIITGSADFTVRIWEIASNLPQKKIHEKSTKKNKKKQTKANKITDILVQNSVTELVDTISECSISNISQTAQKSKTVSVTKVKKEKANRIPYFAKSTETMNNKTLLLNTLINVVKNMQSENVNVEEKQQDMSYHLTPLFSKKEDFMAYLINERCSHVEENRYNEATEMDIWCDNLKQTLEEAAKEKRLNDFLVSLSTSLSMKTWKEMCELYAYQLVSEKNPYKAVSYLLCIHKTYKAIEVFQNVNLFKEAYVLARCKLESDDPVLISVLTNWAKYKAHTGHFEEAAYIYAKLGAFSDTVKYLTRREDAACLQTAAEIALLYGDNILSKSLAEEAVIVALKNSKYNLVQSIITKFSYLKYREVHLLVLQEIEKVIDKNVTHDMIQMWLNEKLNYGLLQELETICENSSSYYTNLCENNLCCTLENEQMLWLTVSYELAMAIVSIEKRQQLKHIVTALDAKSPLNEGSIYTKTEYPVSISLRAYLCYALLNWLVDNVDEENVYNKIQTYITLINDLMEDVLNKRAVRQWSITNKINKLEGQVASTLCKSQEDENEQHTEPLVEELNELKTEKKQLLDELVCVPNPVIVYSRANELASKLLDETIKTKFLETVSKAWTNATS from the exons atgaatgaaGCTACTTTACCTCCTTCACCAAATTGGTATCTAAGTAATGTTCTTGCTTGTTCTTTTAATGGAACTGTTGCATGGGGTGGAAGAAATACAATTGTTGTTGCTAAGtctaagaaaaatgaaaaggcaTTACAGTATTCAATTATTAAACATGCTCACAAGGACACAGTGACTTGCCTTGCCTTTACTCCCCAATTTGAACAAGTAACAAACAATTTATTAGCTTCTACTGGAGatgataatataattaaaatatggaATTTGAACACATTATCTTTAGCTTACAATTATTGTTTTGGAACT GACAAAAAACCAATAGGTATAGATTGGTCACACAAAGATCCTTTTGTCATATATTCAGCAAGTTCTGATGATTATCTATTATTATGGAATATGTTCTTCAATACTACCTCTTCCATTTTACTCGGGAAGAAAATGCCTACTTGTGTTTGCTCTTGTCCACATAATTCAGATCTGGTGGCTGTAGGTTATAAGAGTGGTTTAATCTATATTGTCAGCTTTCAAGGGAAGGGAAGTATAGTTTATAAACTAAGAGGACATGATACAGAAATAGTTAGTTTATCATGGTGTCCTACAGAACAAAATGTTATAagcaaaaatttcaataaagaTTTACTTTTAGCATCAGGAGGGAAAGACAG atcaatttttatttggaGAGCTGGTGGAGATGGACGTTATGAAATGACAATTCCATTGCCTGTGAATCCTCTTAGTAGTCATCGACATAGAAGCAAATTAAACGCATCAGTAGGTAATTGGATTGCAATTCGTTGGGTAGAACCTGAATTGTTACTTTCAAGTTCCTTTTGGGGTGAATTAATTTCATGGGATTTATCAACAATGGTAAAGAACAAACCCATTTGCAAGTTAATACATGGGTGTCATAACAGGGGTTTATTTTGTATTGCACATGTACCAAATATTCAAGCAAATTTGACAGAAGATTGGAGAATAAAGAACAG GCTGAAAATTTGGACTTTGGCACAAGATCGTAGAGTTATTTGCTGTGAAATAAAAGGAAATAATGTTGAAATAGAATATGACATATTCACACAAAGTGGATATGTTTATTGTATTGCTGCCTGTCCATTAGATACTTCACATATTGCGTTTGGATCTGGGGATACTATGTTACGATTATGGAATTTGTCAGAACCACATAATACTTCCTTTGATATAACATATTTATGGCAAAAGATTAAAGGGAAGATTCGTACG ATATCATGGCATCCtgaaaaggaaaatttattaGCATATGCAACTGCAGAAGGTCGAATTGGTATATTTGATGTGAATGGTAACAAGCCACCCACTTTGTGTAGGCCATATCacagaaatataatatatacgatAGGTTGGGGTCCTCATCCAAAGAGTAAACAGCATGTTTTATACTCTTGCGCAGAAGGAGAGCTTGTATTCTATAATCCAGGACAACCAAATGAAG AACCGACATctgtattaaaaaaagaatgcaCAGAATTCTCTTGGAAACCAGATTTTTCTTGCTTAACAGTTGGATTTGAGAATGG atcaattttatttcttaatcgCAAGTTTGAACTGTGTGGATATGCTAAATCATCCTCAGTAATGGTACATTGCTTGGTATGGCATCCTGAAAGTACAGCAACAGATTCGACATATTCTccattcaaaaattatttagctGTTGCTTTTGAATCAACTACAATAATTATATTCGATCTATCCAATTTCGTAGACCATTtaacaaaattagaaaattccGAAGAAAATGAGAATGAGAATGAGAATGAGAATGAGGAAAAGTGTGATCATTATAAGGTGCATGAAATTATAGCTACTCTAACTGGGCATCTTCAAAGTGTTGTTTGTTTGGCATGGAGCCCATATATTAGTGGACAACTGATATCTGGTAGTTATGATCATACTGCACAG GTATGGAATATTGAAACACAAGAATTAATAGCTACTTATACAGGACACTGTGGTCCTGTACTGTGTTGCATGTGGAGTCCACTAGATCCTGGTTATATTATAACAGGCTCTGCAGATTTTACAGTACGAATATGGGAAATCGCTAGTAATTTGCCTCAAAAAAAGATACATGAAAAATcaacaaagaaaaataagaagaagcAAACAAAAGCAAACAAAATCACAGACATTTTGGTTCAAAATAGTGTAACAGAATTAGTTGATACTATATCAGAGTGTtcaatttcaaacatttctcaaactgcacaaa aatcAAAGACAGTGTCAGTGACAAaagtaaaaaaggaaaaagctaATCGAATACCATATTTTGCAAAAAGTACTGAGACAATGAATAATAAGACACTTTTGCTTAACACTCTCATAAATGTTGTAAAAAATATGCAAAGTGAGAATGTAAATGTTGAAGAAAAACAGCAAGACATGTCTTATCATTTGACgccattattttcgaaaaaggaAGATTTTATGGCATATTTGATTAATGAAA GATGTAGTCATGTCGAGGAAAATAGATATaatgaagcaacagaaatggaCATATGGTGTGATAATCTTAAACAAACTTTAGAAGAAGCTGCTAAAGAGAAACGTCTCAATGACTTTCTTGTTTCGTTGTCAACTAGTCTCTCTATGAA aaCATGGAAAGAAATGTGTGAACTATATGCATATCAATTAGTAAGTGAAAAAAATCCTTATAAAGCAGTATCATATTTACTTTGCATACACAAAACTTACAAAGCCATAGAAGTATTTCAAAATGTGAATTTATTCAAAGAAGCTTACGTTCTTGCAAGATGTAAACTTGAATCAGACGATCCAGTCCTAATAAGTGTATTAACAAATTGGGCAAAATATAAAGCACATACAGGTCATTTTGAAGAAGCAGCATATAT ttatgCTAAATTAGGAGCCTTTTCTGATACAGTAAAATACCTTACACGTCGTGAGGATGCAGCTTGTTTACAAACTGCAGCTGAAATTGCACTTTTATATGGTGACAATATTCTTAGTAAGTCTTTAGCTGAGGAAGCAGTAATTGTagctttgaaaaattcaaaatataatttagtTCAAAGTATAATCACAAAATTTTCATACCTCAAG TACCGAGAAGTACACTTATTAGTCCTTCAAGAAATCGAAAAAGTAATTGACAAAAATGTGACACATGATATGATTCAAATGTggttgaatgaaaaattaaattatgggTTGCTTCAAGAATTGGAAACAATTTGTGAAAACAGTAGTTCTTATTACACTAATTTATGTGAAAATAACTTGTGTTGTACTTTGGAGAATGAGCAGATG ttaTGGTTGACAGTTAGCTACGAACTTGCAATGGCAATAGTTTCCATTGAAAAACGACAACAGTTAAAACATATTGTCACTGCATTAG atgCTAAAAGTCCACTAAATGAAGGAAGCATTTATACGAAAACTGAATATCCTGTATCAATTAGTTTACGGGCTTATTTATGTTATGCTCTTTTAAATTGGCTTGTTGATAATGTAGATGAAGAAAATGTGTATAATAAAATTCAGACTTATATAACTTTAATTAATGATTTAATGGAGGACGTTCTAAACAAACGAGCAGTAAGACAGTGGtcaattacaaataaaattaataaactagAAGGTCAAGTAGCATCCACTTTGT GTAAATCACAAGAAGATGAAAATGAGCAACATACAGAACCTCTTGTAGAAGAATTGAACGAGTTAAAAACCGAAAAGAAACAGTTACTTGATGAACTAGTTTGTGTTCCTAATCCTGTCATAGTTTATAGTAGGGCAAATGAATTAGCTAGCAAATTATTGGATGAAACTATTAAAACTAAGTTTCTAGAAACTGTTTCCAAAGCATGGACAAATGCTACTTCATGA
- the Nup37 gene encoding nuclear pore complex protein Nup37 — MDEALITPPTFQLHFSKQIYCVELSPYEWSQHLICIALAEEIVIGTIKFQDEDETVEDIAYSPFRTFRHDTRPHAVAWSPETSLSVVPKVLMFCVAGADFKIRLYSSDMNNNIVYELEGHKDYVNSICYETEGEILASVSDDHTCKLWAVKEDDKCISTFYLTSPGMSICFHPEKSGKLLVGEKNGLIRMYDVRSQQAIMSLDTDVVPLMSIDWGPNPLKVAGVAAEKLILWDIFKVSPPQDSRPLHIEGGLMVKFSPAYEYFVASIGRPDNLLKVTNIKSEQEVICGQVKLIGGISWHYKLPYICAASDREIRFWKVTLN, encoded by the exons ATGGATGAGGCTTTGATTACACCGCCTACGTTTCAATTACATTTTTCCAAACAAATATATTGCGTTGAATTATCTCCGTATGAATGGTCTCAGCATTTAATTTGTATCGCACTTGCCGAAGAAATTGTAATTGGTACTATTAAATTTCAG GATGAAGATGAGACAGTAGAAGATATTGCTTATAGTCCGTTTAGAACATTTCGTCATGATACCAGACCTCATGCTGTTGCTTGGAGTCCAGAAACCTCCTTGAGTGTTGTACCAAAAGTTCTTATGTTTTGTGTTGCTGGGGCAGATTTTAAAATAAGATTATATAGTAGTGATATGAATAACAATATTGTGTATGAG CTGGAAGGACATAAGGATTATGTAAACTCAATTTGTTATGAAACCGAAGGTGAAATATTGGCTTCAGTATCTGATGATCATACATGTAAACTTTGGGCTGTAAAAGAAGATGATAAATGTATTTCTACATTTTATTTAACATCTCCTGGAATGAGCATCTGTTTTCACCCTGAAAAATCTGGCAAACTTCTTGTAGGAGAAAAGAATGGACTGATTCGCATGTATGATGTACGAAGTCAACAAGCAATTATGTCTTTAGATACAGATGTTGTTCCTTTAATGTCAATTGATTGGGGACCTAATCCATTGAAAGTAGCAGGCGTAGCTGCTGAAAAATTAATACTTTGGGATATATTTAAAGTTAG TCCACCTCAGGATTCAAGGCCTCTTCATATAGAAGGTGGATTAATGGTAAAATTTTCACCTGCTTATGAATATTTTGTAGCAAGTATTGGCAGACCagataatttattaaaagttacaaatataaaatctGAACAAGAGGTAATTTGTGGTCAAGTCAAGTTAATAGGTGGAATATCATGGCATTATAAGTTACCATATATTTGCGCTGCAAGTGACAGAGAAATCCGTTTTTGGAAGGTGACTTTGAATTAA